Proteins encoded in a region of the Candidatus Nitrospira nitrificans genome:
- a CDS encoding DUF4231 domain-containing protein: protein MSRMIISCRLEGSVDVIGFIYDQPIQMLSDNPLGRYFRRFNTKTVGTTWPSLVMNDSVEERMNNMNETTGHEHMRAEMDKLIAALELPELNKEFMRARWLELVIWMDGKAKESVWWYRRLRLATIIGGVIVPALVSLNVGDDVTSLIKTLTFIVSLVVALSAAVEEFFRYGERWRHYRRMTESLKSEGWHFLQLSGVYANHTHIQAYPTFATRVEELSGEEVESYITHVFREKKVGDEKAPSVS from the coding sequence GCAGTGTCGATGTGATCGGCTTCATCTACGATCAGCCCATCCAGATGCTGAGCGACAATCCGTTGGGTCGGTACTTCCGGCGATTCAACACAAAGACCGTAGGAACCACATGGCCTTCCCTTGTTATGAACGACTCAGTGGAGGAGCGTATGAACAATATGAATGAGACAACCGGCCATGAGCATATGCGGGCCGAGATGGACAAGCTTATCGCGGCCTTGGAGTTGCCGGAGCTGAACAAGGAGTTTATGCGGGCGCGGTGGTTGGAATTGGTCATTTGGATGGATGGGAAGGCGAAGGAGTCCGTGTGGTGGTATCGGAGGCTACGCCTGGCGACGATCATCGGCGGCGTGATCGTGCCGGCGCTGGTCAGCCTGAACGTCGGCGATGACGTTACATCTCTCATCAAAACGCTCACCTTCATCGTCAGTCTTGTCGTGGCATTGAGTGCCGCTGTCGAGGAGTTCTTTCGCTACGGGGAGCGATGGCGACACTACCGTCGGATGACTGAATCACTCAAGAGCGAAGGCTGGCATTTTCTACAGTTGAGCGGAGTCTACGCCAACCACACCCATATCCAGGCCTATCCGACCTTCGCGACTCGAGTCGAGGAACTCAGCGGTGAAGAGGTTGAATCTTACATCACCCACGTGTTCAGAGAAAAAAAGGTTGGAGATGAGAAGGCGCCCTCTGTGTCGTGA
- a CDS encoding FKBP-type peptidyl-prolyl cis-trans isomerase, translating into MTVSHGKQVTLQYTLKLDDQSVVDSNVGGEPLKFTQGRHEVVPGLEKALEGMATGEKKNVTLTPPEAYGTVDPQAFQEVDKKLLPPDSLKVGTQLEGKTANGQKVFPRISEVKNETVVLDFNHPLAGKTLHFDVKVLDIAQASSK; encoded by the coding sequence ATGACAGTCTCGCACGGAAAACAAGTCACACTACAATACACACTGAAGCTGGACGATCAATCGGTCGTGGATTCCAACGTGGGCGGAGAGCCGTTGAAATTCACGCAAGGCCGGCACGAGGTGGTTCCTGGACTGGAGAAGGCGCTCGAAGGCATGGCGACAGGAGAGAAAAAGAACGTCACCCTCACGCCGCCCGAAGCCTACGGCACGGTCGACCCTCAAGCGTTTCAGGAGGTGGACAAGAAACTGCTCCCGCCTGACTCTCTGAAGGTGGGGACACAACTCGAAGGAAAAACCGCCAATGGACAAAAAGTCTTTCCGCGGATTTCAGAAGTGAAGAACGAGACAGTGGTGCTCGATTTCAACCACCCGCTCGCCGGCAAGACACTCCACTTCGACGTCAAAGTGCTGGACATCGCGCAAGCCTCGTCGAAGTAA
- a CDS encoding DUF2934 domain-containing protein — protein sequence MARRVSGENRAAKTNGRSASAVKAGGTLGSGRVGRPEASSAGFPNGRSKDQAEEGEPMHQRIAELAHALYERSGFQQGKDVEHWLEAERQVKAARGLAA from the coding sequence ATGGCGCGTCGGGTGAGCGGTGAAAACAGGGCAGCAAAAACTAATGGGCGCAGCGCATCGGCGGTCAAGGCCGGTGGGACACTTGGCTCCGGCCGAGTTGGTCGGCCGGAAGCGTCTTCAGCCGGATTTCCCAACGGCAGGTCGAAGGATCAGGCGGAGGAAGGGGAGCCTATGCATCAACGAATCGCCGAACTCGCCCATGCCCTGTATGAGCGAAGCGGGTTCCAGCAGGGGAAAGATGTGGAGCATTGGCTGGAAGCAGAACGGCAGGTGAAGGCGGCGCGTGGCCTTGCCGCGTAA
- a CDS encoding DUF1579 domain-containing protein codes for MRFIALAITTLCVVLTVSPGFAKEKKHEKPMDPQEMMDVWKKLATPGEPHKLFATLAGSWTTQTKEWMEPGKPPTESTGTAEMKTLLDGRFLYQEYNGQMMGQPYSGVGIDGYDNLTKKYVTVWIDTMGTGIFFMDGTASPDGKTITLRGSHPEPGGGQMRHRALWKIIDDNSQTFEMYGAHGKEKEMKFLEIVYTRKE; via the coding sequence ATGCGTTTCATAGCTCTAGCAATCACCACGTTATGCGTCGTGCTCACCGTCTCGCCTGGCTTCGCGAAAGAGAAGAAGCATGAGAAACCGATGGACCCCCAAGAGATGATGGACGTCTGGAAGAAGCTGGCGACACCGGGTGAGCCGCACAAGCTGTTCGCGACATTGGCCGGCAGCTGGACGACCCAGACCAAGGAATGGATGGAGCCGGGCAAGCCACCGACCGAATCCACCGGCACCGCTGAGATGAAGACGCTGCTCGACGGACGATTTCTCTATCAGGAATACAACGGTCAGATGATGGGGCAGCCCTATTCGGGAGTCGGCATCGACGGGTATGACAACCTGACAAAGAAATATGTCACGGTCTGGATCGATACGATGGGCACCGGCATCTTCTTCATGGACGGCACGGCGAGCCCGGACGGCAAGACCATCACGTTGCGAGGGTCGCACCCGGAGCCTGGCGGAGGACAGATGCGTCATCGCGCCCTGTGGAAAATCATTGACGACAACAGTCAGACATTCGAGATGTACGGTGCCCACGGCAAGGAAAAGGAAATGAAGTTCCTGGAGATCGTCTACACGCGGAAAGAATAG
- a CDS encoding VOC family protein: protein MATKVNPIPDGYRTVTPVLIVQEAGKLIDFLKQAFNAKETYRLDGPNGTVLHAEMKVGDSMVMIGEATDQWKPMPATVALYVDDADGWYRRALRAGATSVREPSDQFYGDRSAGVKDFSGNHWWIHTHIEDVPHEEIKKRAEVWMKQQKGC from the coding sequence ATGGCGACCAAAGTCAACCCCATCCCCGATGGCTATCGTACCGTGACGCCGGTCCTCATTGTTCAAGAAGCGGGGAAGTTGATCGACTTTTTGAAACAAGCGTTCAATGCCAAAGAAACGTACCGCCTCGATGGTCCGAACGGGACGGTACTGCACGCGGAGATGAAAGTCGGCGATTCCATGGTGATGATCGGTGAAGCCACCGACCAATGGAAGCCGATGCCTGCGACGGTCGCGCTGTATGTGGACGACGCAGATGGCTGGTACCGACGCGCGCTGCGCGCCGGAGCGACCTCGGTCAGAGAACCGAGCGATCAGTTCTATGGAGACCGCAGCGCCGGCGTCAAAGACTTCTCCGGCAATCATTGGTGGATTCACACACATATCGAAGATGTGCCTCACGAAGAAATCAAGAAGCGCGCCGAAGTATGGATGAAGCAACAGAAGGGCTGCTGA
- a CDS encoding VOC family protein — MARLYDHIDLRVRSLTEARPFYEVLLPALGFTRYAPFPDWLTYQADKTDGATEFFGVTESPTHMANECRVAFWVDSKEQVDRLAAILRQAGARNIEGPMSYDDVNYYAVFFEDPSGNRLEICHRTGR; from the coding sequence ATGGCGCGTCTATATGATCACATCGATCTCCGGGTGCGGAGCCTCACCGAAGCACGACCATTTTATGAAGTGCTCTTGCCCGCGCTCGGTTTTACGCGCTATGCCCCCTTTCCAGACTGGTTGACGTATCAGGCCGATAAGACCGATGGCGCGACGGAATTTTTCGGGGTGACCGAGTCACCGACGCATATGGCCAATGAGTGTCGCGTCGCGTTTTGGGTGGACAGCAAAGAACAAGTCGATCGGCTGGCGGCGATTCTCAGACAAGCGGGCGCACGGAACATTGAAGGTCCCATGTCGTACGACGATGTGAATTACTATGCCGTCTTTTTCGAGGATCCCAGCGGCAATCGCCTGGAAATCTGTCATCGCACGGGCAGGTGA
- a CDS encoding SRPBCC family protein encodes MSTNNTVRLHRVLAAKPEKVYRAFLDADAMTKWLPPNGFTGKMHQMDARVGGKFKMSFTNFTTGKGHSFGGEYLELAPHARLRYTDKFDDPNLPGEMRVTVTLKEVSVGTDLSVEQEGIPKVIPLEACYLGWQESLRNLARLVEPDIKD; translated from the coding sequence ATGTCCACAAACAATACTGTCCGCCTGCATCGGGTCTTGGCCGCCAAGCCGGAAAAGGTCTATCGGGCATTCCTCGATGCCGATGCCATGACCAAGTGGCTGCCACCCAACGGCTTCACGGGCAAGATGCATCAGATGGATGCGCGGGTCGGAGGCAAATTCAAGATGTCGTTCACCAACTTCACCACCGGCAAGGGTCACTCCTTCGGCGGCGAGTATCTCGAACTCGCGCCCCATGCGCGTCTTCGCTACACGGACAAGTTCGACGATCCGAATCTGCCGGGAGAAATGCGGGTTACGGTCACGCTCAAGGAAGTGTCGGTCGGCACGGATCTCAGCGTTGAGCAAGAAGGGATTCCGAAGGTGATACCGCTCGAAGCATGCTATCTGGGTTGGCAGGAATCGCTACGGAACTTGGCGCGACTCGTCGAACCGGACATCAAGGATTAG
- a CDS encoding SRPBCC family protein — translation MERQRHHQWRMLAAAGAGATCMYLFDPRTGARRRALIRARLARSARRIQDGMATTWGDARNRGQGLLAEVKALFDRRLVDDTILVERVRAKLGGLVRYPRYIEVEAEQGRVVLRGRILSGEVDRLLDGVGRVNGVKDVENRLELHEKLRDVPGLQGDHGHVLGGDRFELRQENWSPTARTSVGLAGTALAVHGIMRRDISGMVLAGLGSGAVLRAFVNRPWKQITGLWAGHRAVDVNKTIRFAAPIENVFAFWARYAEFPQYTTHVREVLEQGERRSRWRVIGPAGIETVWNAVITTYVPNREIAWRTEPDSLVQHAGVLKFHDNEDGTTTMHLRITYNPVAGIIGHGIARLIGGDFKTLLEEDLLRIKTVLDDGVIPRDVQQRASQPKTEQFERYTTD, via the coding sequence GTGGAACGGCAACGACACCATCAATGGAGGATGTTGGCAGCGGCCGGCGCAGGGGCCACATGTATGTACTTGTTCGATCCGCGAACGGGGGCACGCCGCCGAGCGCTGATTCGAGCTCGGCTTGCGCGATCGGCGCGACGGATACAGGATGGAATGGCGACGACGTGGGGTGATGCGCGCAACCGTGGGCAAGGGCTCCTTGCCGAGGTCAAAGCGTTGTTCGACCGCCGATTGGTCGACGATACTATTCTTGTCGAACGGGTGCGAGCCAAACTAGGAGGTCTGGTTCGATATCCTCGATATATCGAGGTTGAGGCTGAACAGGGCCGAGTCGTGCTGCGAGGCCGGATTCTTTCGGGCGAGGTGGACCGCTTGCTCGATGGTGTCGGCCGTGTCAACGGCGTAAAGGACGTTGAAAACCGTCTGGAACTGCATGAGAAGCTCCGTGACGTTCCAGGATTACAAGGCGATCACGGTCATGTTCTAGGCGGTGATCGCTTTGAACTCCGGCAAGAAAACTGGTCACCGACTGCGCGGACGTCAGTCGGATTGGCCGGCACCGCGCTGGCTGTCCACGGAATCATGCGGCGGGATATATCCGGCATGGTACTCGCAGGACTTGGCTCGGGTGCCGTCCTCCGCGCCTTCGTCAACCGACCATGGAAACAGATCACCGGACTGTGGGCCGGGCATCGAGCTGTCGATGTGAATAAGACTATTCGTTTCGCGGCTCCGATCGAGAACGTGTTTGCATTCTGGGCACGGTATGCGGAGTTTCCACAATACACGACGCATGTGCGGGAAGTGCTCGAACAGGGGGAAAGGCGTTCGCGCTGGCGAGTCATCGGACCGGCGGGGATCGAGACGGTCTGGAACGCCGTGATCACAACCTATGTTCCCAATCGGGAAATTGCCTGGCGGACGGAGCCTGACTCACTCGTGCAACATGCCGGAGTCTTGAAATTTCATGACAACGAAGACGGCACCACGACCATGCACCTGAGGATCACCTACAATCCTGTCGCCGGCATCATCGGCCATGGCATCGCGCGCTTGATTGGAGGCGATTTCAAAACGTTGCTGGAAGAAGATTTGCTGCGTATCAAGACGGTGCTCGATGACGGGGTGATTCCACGCGATGTGCAACAGCGCGCCTCTCAGCCCAAAACAGAGCAATTCGAGCGCTATACCACGGATTAA
- a CDS encoding inorganic diphosphatase → MTTPFENIPPREPKTGLVNVVIDTPRGSRNKFKFDEQLGCFKLSRILPAGHVFPYDFGSIPGTRGEDGDALDVLVVMEEPAFPGCLITVRLIGVIVASQTEKGRTISNDRLVGVPQTMANKPAMRELSELGTTRLKQIEHFFISYNAAQNRRFQPSRRLGAAQAERILRRAIAAGAPR, encoded by the coding sequence ATGACCACGCCATTTGAGAACATTCCGCCTCGGGAACCCAAAACAGGACTGGTAAACGTCGTCATCGACACGCCCCGCGGGAGCCGTAACAAGTTCAAGTTCGACGAACAGCTGGGCTGTTTCAAGCTGTCGCGCATACTGCCTGCCGGACACGTCTTTCCTTACGATTTCGGCTCGATACCCGGCACGCGCGGTGAAGACGGCGACGCGCTCGACGTGCTCGTGGTCATGGAGGAGCCGGCATTCCCGGGCTGCCTCATCACGGTGCGCCTGATAGGCGTCATTGTCGCATCCCAGACCGAGAAGGGGCGCACGATTTCCAACGACCGGCTCGTCGGTGTGCCGCAGACCATGGCCAACAAGCCTGCGATGCGGGAGCTTTCGGAGCTCGGAACAACCAGGCTCAAGCAGATTGAGCACTTTTTCATTTCCTATAATGCTGCCCAGAACCGGCGATTCCAACCATCGCGCCGCCTCGGCGCCGCGCAAGCGGAGCGCATCCTGCGCCGGGCGATCGCCGCCGGCGCGCCAAGGTAG
- a CDS encoding CHAD domain-containing protein, which produces MKRQAANGTVQAATVREELLRHVETAVKALRARDPSDEQIHRARKELKRARANLRLLRDAVGNAAYIRENAALRDAARPLSGVRDAAVLRETADTMTSGVGRGARRKLLLKVRRALEQARREARAELRVMHAARESVARLVAAAARMRKWRLDQSDRASVCRGLQRVYRRGREALAIACADPTTENLHEWRKQVKYLGQAMAVWKVHEANGVKRLVERAEKVADLLGTDHDLAVFEGRLEKLDSPHPIRPAITRDIGRRRRDLQDNALKKGRRLFKVTPRSFVRGIAPRG; this is translated from the coding sequence ATGAAGCGACAGGCTGCGAATGGAACCGTACAAGCTGCAACCGTGCGCGAGGAATTGCTGCGCCACGTCGAGACGGCGGTCAAGGCGCTCCGCGCGCGTGATCCTTCAGACGAGCAGATCCATCGCGCGCGCAAAGAACTCAAGCGGGCCCGCGCGAATCTGCGTCTACTGCGGGACGCAGTCGGCAACGCGGCGTACATCCGTGAGAACGCCGCATTGCGCGACGCCGCGCGGCCGCTGAGCGGAGTGCGCGACGCTGCGGTTCTTCGCGAGACGGCAGATACGATGACCAGCGGGGTGGGGCGCGGCGCCCGTCGAAAATTGCTCCTGAAAGTGCGCCGAGCGCTGGAACAGGCCCGGCGTGAGGCTCGCGCGGAATTGCGCGTGATGCATGCCGCCAGGGAAAGTGTGGCGCGCCTCGTTGCCGCTGCCGCGCGCATGCGCAAGTGGCGGCTCGATCAGTCTGATAGGGCATCGGTGTGCAGGGGATTGCAAAGGGTCTACCGGCGAGGACGCGAAGCCCTTGCGATCGCTTGCGCCGATCCCACGACCGAAAATCTTCACGAGTGGCGCAAGCAAGTGAAATACCTGGGCCAAGCGATGGCGGTATGGAAGGTACACGAGGCGAACGGCGTGAAGAGACTTGTCGAGCGCGCGGAGAAGGTGGCCGACCTCCTTGGCACGGACCACGATCTCGCAGTCTTCGAAGGGCGATTGGAGAAGCTCGACTCACCTCATCCGATCCGACCCGCCATTACCCGCGATATCGGCCGCCGACGGCGCGATCTGCAAGACAACGCGCTGAAGAAGGGCCGCCGGCTTTTCAAGGTAACACCTCGCTCGTTCGTCCGTGGAATCGCACCACGGGGCTGA
- a CDS encoding VOC family protein, giving the protein MPTIQRITPCLWFDDKAEEAAKFYVSVFQNSKMGVITRYGEAGAQVSGRPKGSVMTVTFEIQNQEFVALNGGPIFKFTEAVSFMVKCNSQTEIDEMWSKLSDGGEEGPCGWLKDKYGLSWQIVVPAWDEMLRDKDTAKVERAMAAILQMSKPDLQRVRQAYEGQEGG; this is encoded by the coding sequence ATGCCGACCATACAACGAATTACCCCTTGCCTTTGGTTCGATGACAAGGCCGAGGAAGCCGCGAAGTTCTACGTGTCGGTTTTCCAGAATTCGAAAATGGGAGTCATCACACGCTATGGAGAAGCCGGCGCCCAGGTCTCCGGACGACCGAAAGGATCGGTAATGACCGTCACGTTCGAGATCCAAAACCAGGAATTCGTGGCCTTGAACGGCGGTCCCATCTTCAAATTCACCGAAGCCGTCTCGTTCATGGTGAAGTGCAATTCGCAAACGGAAATCGATGAGATGTGGAGTAAGCTCTCCGACGGCGGCGAGGAAGGGCCCTGCGGCTGGCTGAAGGACAAATATGGCCTGTCCTGGCAAATCGTGGTGCCCGCTTGGGATGAGATGTTGAGAGACAAGGACACCGCGAAGGTGGAGCGCGCCATGGCCGCGATCCTTCAAATGAGCAAGCCAGATCTACAACGTGTGCGGCAAGCCTATGAAGGGCAAGAAGGAGGTTGA
- a CDS encoding DUF1579 family protein → MSTWIDSMGTGMFFMEGTSGPDGKTITLKGGHGEPGGVHMTHRGIRKLVDSNTQIFEMYGAHKGEKEMKGMEIIYTRKE, encoded by the coding sequence GTGTCGACCTGGATCGATTCGATGGGCACGGGAATGTTCTTCATGGAAGGGACGTCCGGCCCCGACGGCAAGACCATCACGCTCAAGGGAGGCCATGGCGAACCAGGCGGAGTACATATGACCCATCGGGGGATCCGGAAACTCGTCGACAGCAATACCCAGATCTTCGAGATGTACGGGGCTCACAAGGGCGAGAAGGAAATGAAGGGCATGGAGATCATCTATACCAGGAAAGAATGA
- a CDS encoding VOC family protein, which produces MNKPVKPIPDGMHTVTPHLVCAGAAKAIEFYKKAFNAVELGKVPGPEGKLLHALIRIGDSPVMLVDEFPDHNSLGPKSLKGSPVTIHLYVQDVESVFNQAVAAGATIMMPVADMFWGDRYGVLEDPFGHQWSVATHVRDVNPDELQKEARKACG; this is translated from the coding sequence ATGAATAAACCGGTCAAGCCGATTCCGGACGGGATGCATACCGTGACCCCGCACTTGGTGTGCGCCGGGGCAGCCAAGGCCATTGAATTTTACAAGAAGGCCTTCAATGCCGTGGAGTTGGGCAAGGTACCAGGGCCGGAAGGAAAGCTCCTCCATGCCTTGATCCGAATCGGCGACTCTCCCGTCATGCTCGTCGATGAATTTCCCGATCACAACTCGCTCGGGCCGAAGTCGCTCAAAGGTTCACCCGTCACCATCCATCTCTATGTCCAGGATGTGGAATCTGTCTTCAACCAAGCCGTGGCAGCCGGCGCGACAATCATGATGCCGGTCGCCGACATGTTCTGGGGGGATCGTTACGGCGTACTCGAAGATCCCTTTGGGCATCAGTGGTCGGTCGCCACACATGTTCGTGACGTGAATCCGGACGAATTACAAAAGGAAGCACGAAAAGCCTGCGGCTGA
- a CDS encoding VOC family protein → MINSAKEERMSAQSKSKSATKRKPTKSRHTTPTICWFEIPADDPQRAKKFYGSLFGWKIQKFPGAEDYWHIDTGSGDRMRDGGLMARKHPEHSITNYVAVSSVEKSAAKVEKLGGTICKPKTAIPQMGYFAICQDTEGNEFALWEMNARAT, encoded by the coding sequence ATGATCAACTCGGCAAAGGAGGAACGAATGAGTGCCCAATCCAAATCCAAATCGGCAACAAAACGGAAACCCACAAAAAGCAGGCACACCACCCCGACCATTTGCTGGTTTGAGATCCCTGCGGACGATCCCCAGCGTGCCAAGAAATTTTATGGTTCGTTGTTCGGCTGGAAAATTCAGAAGTTCCCCGGAGCGGAGGACTACTGGCATATCGACACAGGCAGCGGTGACAGAATGCGTGACGGCGGGTTGATGGCGCGCAAGCATCCTGAGCATTCCATCACCAACTACGTGGCCGTGTCGTCGGTGGAGAAATCCGCAGCAAAGGTTGAGAAGCTCGGCGGCACAATCTGCAAGCCCAAGACGGCGATACCACAGATGGGCTATTTCGCGATCTGCCAGGATACGGAAGGCAACGAGTTCGCTTTGTGGGAGATGAATGCTCGCGCGACGTAG
- a CDS encoding class I SAM-dependent methyltransferase: protein MRQILMRMFGHPHGVLGRLGGVIMARTNQKCAAWVIDLLEVLPNDKILEVGFGPGVGIELLNRSTPAGYVAGVDPSKEMVEAATARNGKAIKSGHVDLRIGSVDRLPFDDNTFDKALAINSMQAWPDAVAGLREIHRVLKANCKIVLGFTPYSGQSKNGVPEKLAAAGFVNICIVESDPGFCALASKP, encoded by the coding sequence GTGAGACAAATCTTGATGCGGATGTTCGGTCATCCTCATGGCGTACTCGGCAGGCTAGGCGGTGTGATCATGGCGCGTACCAATCAGAAGTGCGCCGCTTGGGTTATCGATCTGTTGGAGGTCCTGCCGAACGATAAGATACTGGAGGTTGGGTTCGGTCCCGGAGTGGGCATCGAGCTTCTGAACCGATCCACACCGGCGGGGTATGTTGCGGGTGTTGATCCATCTAAAGAAATGGTCGAAGCAGCCACGGCTCGGAATGGAAAAGCGATTAAGAGTGGTCATGTCGACCTGCGGATCGGATCTGTAGATCGCTTGCCGTTTGATGACAACACCTTCGATAAGGCTCTGGCAATTAACTCCATGCAGGCCTGGCCGGACGCAGTGGCCGGACTTCGAGAAATACATCGCGTTTTAAAGGCGAATTGCAAGATCGTCCTTGGGTTTACCCCCTACTCAGGACAATCGAAGAACGGGGTGCCTGAAAAGCTTGCGGCGGCAGGCTTCGTGAACATATGCATCGTGGAATCAGATCCGGGATTTTGCGCTCTAGCGAGCAAACCATGA
- a CDS encoding MoaD/ThiS family protein, whose translation MIRVVLPQHLRTLARVSGEVTLEVSSPVTQRAVLDALEARYPMLRGTVRDHATLKRRPFVRFFACEQDLSHESPDVPLPDAVVTGSEPFLIVGAMAGG comes from the coding sequence ATGATCAGAGTAGTGTTGCCGCAACATCTACGAACTCTGGCGCGTGTCAGCGGTGAAGTGACGCTTGAAGTCTCAAGTCCGGTGACGCAACGTGCGGTCCTCGACGCGCTTGAAGCCCGCTATCCAATGTTGCGCGGGACGGTCCGCGATCACGCCACGCTCAAACGGCGTCCCTTCGTCCGGTTCTTTGCCTGCGAGCAGGATCTGTCCCATGAATCGCCGGATGTGCCGCTACCCGACGCCGTCGTAACGGGAAGCGAGCCATTCTTAATCGTGGGAGCCATGGCGGGAGGCTAA
- a CDS encoding WD40/YVTN/BNR-like repeat-containing protein, with protein MSSVRVLVGTRKGAFILTSDGARKRWDVQGPHFGGWELYHIKGSPADPNRLYASQTSSWFGQVIQRSDDGGQTWNAPGNKPEDLMGPDGTPKGESNMFVYDTSAETGKPLTTHQHYDGSQRPWEFKRVWHLEPSLNDPNTVYAGVEDASIFKSTDGGKTWKELAGLRNAKGRLWQPGAGGMCLHTILLDDSRPDRMYAAISAAGAFRSDDAGRTWHPVNKGLKSQYELPDPDAEVGHCVHCITMHPSRPNVLFMQKHWDVLRSDDAGESWHEISGNLPSDFGFPIAVHAHEPNTIYVVPIKSDSEHYPPEGKLRVYRSRTGGNEWEPLTKGLPQEHCYVNILRDAMAIDQLDPCGIYFGTTGGQVYGSADGGDSWEPIVRDLPAVLSVEVQTL; from the coding sequence ATGAGTAGCGTTCGAGTACTGGTCGGCACCCGCAAGGGTGCGTTCATTCTCACGTCCGACGGAGCTCGCAAGCGGTGGGACGTGCAAGGGCCGCACTTCGGAGGATGGGAGCTGTACCATATCAAAGGCTCACCGGCGGATCCGAACCGGCTGTATGCCTCGCAAACCAGCAGCTGGTTCGGGCAAGTCATTCAACGCTCGGATGACGGCGGGCAAACCTGGAATGCCCCAGGAAACAAACCTGAAGATCTCATGGGGCCCGACGGCACGCCGAAGGGTGAGAGTAATATGTTTGTGTACGACACTTCCGCGGAGACGGGAAAACCGCTCACGACACACCAGCATTATGACGGCTCGCAGCGTCCCTGGGAGTTCAAGCGAGTGTGGCACCTCGAACCGTCGCTGAACGATCCGAACACGGTCTACGCGGGCGTCGAAGACGCGTCGATCTTCAAATCCACGGACGGAGGAAAGACGTGGAAGGAACTGGCGGGGCTGAGAAACGCGAAGGGCCGACTCTGGCAACCGGGGGCGGGCGGGATGTGCCTGCACACGATTTTGTTGGACGATAGCCGTCCGGATCGGATGTACGCGGCCATCTCAGCCGCCGGCGCGTTCCGCAGCGATGACGCAGGCCGGACATGGCACCCTGTAAACAAAGGTCTGAAGTCTCAATACGAGCTCCCCGACCCGGATGCCGAAGTCGGGCATTGTGTCCACTGCATCACGATGCATCCGTCGCGCCCGAACGTTCTGTTCATGCAGAAGCACTGGGATGTGTTGCGGAGCGACGATGCCGGCGAGTCTTGGCACGAGATCAGCGGAAACTTGCCGAGCGATTTCGGATTTCCCATCGCCGTCCACGCCCACGAACCGAACACGATCTATGTCGTGCCGATCAAGAGCGACTCCGAACATTACCCGCCTGAGGGGAAATTACGTGTGTACCGCAGTCGCACCGGAGGCAACGAGTGGGAGCCGCTGACGAAGGGCCTGCCGCAAGAACATTGCTACGTCAACATTCTGCGGGATGCGATGGCGATCGATCAGCTCGATCCCTGCGGCATCTATTTCGGAACGACCGGTGGCCAGGTTTATGGATCAGCCGACGGTGGAGACAGTTGGGAGCCGATCGTACGGGATCTGCCGGCGGTGCTCTCGGTTGAAGTGCAGACACTCTAA
- a CDS encoding DUF1579 domain-containing protein: protein MQVKRLAVTTLCIMLTVVPVFAKEKKHEKAMDPQQMMEVWKKLAQPGEPHKHFASLAGSWTTQTKEWMEPGKPPTESTGTAEMKMLLDGRFLYQEYNAQMMGQPFSGIGIDGYDNLTKKYVTAWIDTMSTGIFFMEGTASPDGKTITLRGSHPEPGGGKMTHRAVWKIADTDNPTFEMYGAHGKEKEMKFLEIIYTRKQ, encoded by the coding sequence ATGCAGGTGAAACGATTGGCGGTAACCACATTGTGCATCATGCTGACTGTCGTGCCGGTTTTCGCAAAAGAGAAAAAGCATGAAAAGGCCATGGACCCGCAGCAGATGATGGAAGTCTGGAAGAAACTGGCTCAACCCGGCGAGCCGCATAAACATTTCGCATCATTGGCCGGCAGCTGGACGACACAGACCAAGGAATGGATGGAGCCGGGCAAGCCACCGACGGAATCCACCGGCACGGCGGAGATGAAGATGCTGCTCGACGGACGATTTCTCTATCAGGAATACAACGCTCAGATGATGGGGCAACCATTCTCCGGCATCGGGATCGATGGCTACGATAATTTGACCAAGAAATACGTGACCGCCTGGATCGATACCATGAGCACCGGCATCTTCTTTATGGAAGGCACGGCAAGCCCGGACGGCAAGACCATTACGCTGCGAGGCTCGCATCCGGAACCGGGGGGCGGGAAGATGACACACCGCGCTGTCTGGAAGATCGCCGATACCGACAACCCCACGTTCGAGATGTACGGCGCCCACGGAAAGGAAAAAGAAATGAAGTTCCTGGAGATCATCTATACCAGAAAACAGTAA